In Corticium candelabrum chromosome 1, ooCorCand1.1, whole genome shotgun sequence, the genomic stretch TGCAAGATGAAAAAGCAATGATAGGAAAGAAATTGCTTGCAAGTGGTTGATGAAAGCACCAATCTACTGCTGAGCATGTAGAAATCATCGAGGCTGACTAGAGTGGCCGGATACGAGGAAAACGCAATTTTGTGTCCAGGAATTAGTTCACCTATGAAAGATTACATTGCACATTGTCATACCGTGACAAACAATGGCATATCTACCGTGTCGATGTTGATGCAATGAGAAGTTGTAGAGCTTAAATATACGAAGCATGGAATGATAGGTGCCCCACATGTCGTGGCTGACTAAGACATCCGACATTTCTGGTAAGACTTTTATTAGACTAGAACACGAGCCACTGCCCATTATCCGTCTCTGAGAACTTGCAGGAGCTCCCAGAGCCACCTCGAGATCTTCAAGGTCACCATCAAGGTTCATGAGACTAAAATCAAAGAACGACAAATTGATGTCAGTCTATTATGTGTGGAGTACGTTcagagcatgcatgcacacgatGCATACAGGAAATGTCTTGGAGAGATGTCGTAGCCATCTTTTCCTTGGGTGACATTGCCATAGCCGTATTGTATGCCTTCCAGTTGATGGAGTATCAAACTGATCTGATACCAGTAGTCGCTGTTGTTTTTCTGAATCTGATCGTTAATCCATCGGGTTTGCTGATTGAGATAACTTTCCAGACGTGAGCAGTATGATGAAGGTTGACTGCAGTAGGAGCCGACTGTGTTGATGTTGTGGTTGTGTATCAATTCGTAAGTCAAGTGACTCTCGACAAAGCCAGCAGCAAATGCCTGAATTCGGTCATCATATAGGCCATTCGTAGTTACAGTCAAGCGAGACCAACTGCAAAGACAAGAGCACCATgcatttaacttaattaagaaaccAGGGAAGAGTGCCACATTGCAAactggtgtatgtgtgtgtggtgtgtgtggtgtgtgtgtgtgtgtgtgtgtggtgtgtgtgtgtgtgtgtgtgtgtgtgtgtgtgtggtgtgtgtggtgtgtgtgtggtgtgtgtgtgtgtgtgtgtgtgtgtggtgtgtgtgtgtgtgtgtgtgtgtgtgtgtggtgtgtgtgtggtgtgtgtgtgtgtgtgtgtgtgtgtggtgtgtgtgtggtgtgtggtgtgtgtgtgtgtgtgtgtgtgtggtgtgtgtgtgtggtgtgtgtgtgtgtgtgtgtgtgtgtgtgtgtgcgcgtgcgtgtgtgtgagtggtgtgtgtgtgtgtgtgtgtgtgtgtgtgtgtgtgtgtgtgtgtgtgtgtgtgtgtgtgtggtgtgtgtgtgtgctggtTGTAGTTGGTTGTCTTGTGCGAGTACTGACCCTGTAGTGAAAATCTCATCAGTAAACGTAGCGTATGCCGCAGCGGTGGGGTCCAGCCCCTCTTGAAAAGTAAACTTACGTGTAGCAGCATCATAATACACAGATCCGTCTACACTAGGTGTTGACCGAGCCGGCACGAACAACGCCAAAACAGCTATCAAAATCATAGTAGATCCACTCTTCAATATGCAATAAGTCACATGACAAGAAAATCACACACCCACAGCCTCGCCATATCCGGTGGCCTCGTCTCACGCCTGTCTTGTCTTGTTCGGTGCCCCTATGAGTTTACGACAATTCCGCGTACACTGCCAGAGCCATCGGATTCCCGCTTTACGGGTGTTCACCCTACCGCATGGCCGAGGGTACAGCATCCTAGGTTGGACGGTCTCCTGCAGTACGGTCTGGTCTTCGTTGACAGACCTAGGGCtacacgtactgtacagtaccctACCCTCTCTCAGGCTGGTCTATAAAGGTATATATACTGACAGAATATCTAAGGAAAGTACCAGGTCAATGGGCAATTGCAATCCACTCAACATGAAGGTGTAGACAGTACTCATTGAATATATATTCTTAGCAAAAACATCAGCTGTTCGAGGTAAACCAAACTACAAACATCGCAACGTGCCTAGGAGCAAAAATTGTAAAGATCCAACTCGCGCTTGGAATTCTTGTTCATCCTTCCCAATGGATTGTCACAGCATCAAAGTCCCACCGGTCAGGCATTCCTAAGTGAGTGACATTACTAAAGGGTGATGTACTCCACTGGAACACTGGCTGTTGATCGTGAGTTGGACCACTCACAGCCAAACAACTCAATGTCTTGCTCATAGAGAAACTTGTGATCTGTAAGCAACAAGAAGAGTATAGAAAATAAGTGTGGAGAATAGAGCAAGAGTCATGTAACCTTGGAATCTGTTCCTCCATGATTTCGAAGTCCTAGAGCACCAAATTGGTAGGTACCATTCTTTGGATTGAGATCGGAACGAGCGGAGATAGCATTCTCGCTACTGTAAGGTGGATTGCAGTCACAACGAGATAAAGGATCGTCTTTGAAATTGTTGTATCTACAAAAATGCAGCATCAACAAAGACAACCAAATAAACCAaaaaattaacagacagacaggcaggcagatgaGACATGTAGGGATCGAGACACAAGCAAAATAAACAGTTATCCACAcagataaaacaaataaacaaataaatagacaaaaagaaacagacaaacatacagacagacaaacaagcaggcaggcaggcagacagacagacacagtgacaacACACTGTTGCTGACCTCATCAACTTGTACATTGATGTCATATCAGTGATGTCTGTTTGATTTCTTGCAAAGATCAATGCACGAGGAGTTTTGTCATGAGTAAACCAGTCTCCGTACTTTGCCACCAGCTGAGGAATTCCACTCATGTTGGCCACGTCGGGAAATGCTCTGCAAATTACGAAACAAAACCAAATGTCACCGTTTCAAATACCACTGAAACTGTGTATCAAGTACCAAATCTACTGTTGCCAGAAACACCAAAAAATCATGACATGATTGTATACTATAAACTAAGAATACACTTACTGTGCTCAGTATTCTAATGCGACTCAAAGCAGCTGGATAGGTAGATAGATAACAAGTAGCAGACCATTTCTTAAGTTTCAGAAAACACTCAGTCATCTGACTCcacaaatttcaaatatcTTGTCAAGCAATGACATGCCGCATGCATGGCTCACTAGCAGCAGTACGTAATAGCTCTTGAAAAATCCACAGGATTGTCGTTAGCAAATAGTAGCATGCAATTCTtgtgtaattttaattaagccCAAAGCAGTGAATTTCTAGTGAACGATAAATACCAATTAGATGACTATTATCCACTAATAATTAGCCATTTTatagtattaatattttgtggTGTGAACAGTAGTTGATGACAACTCTGGCACACTTCACACTACAATATTTCTTACGCAGCATTGTAGCTTGCCCAGTATCCTTTCTCATTCAGCACATGCGACATGTCATGATATTCAACGTAACCACTAAAGACACGTAACATGTTGTCAAAGCTAAAGACTTTATAAGAAAAAATAGAAAGACATACGGAATCTGTTCGAGAACCCACAGAGTATCACTTTGCACTTTGTGGCCAGGAACAAATTGTTTATAATCGACAATCATCCACTACAATAATAAGAGACATAAAACTTGCTCGAAATACTCATTTTCTACATACAAACCTCATTGTTGTATCtgaacaacaagcaacaaaaacaTTATTCCACACAAGAAAATGATCAAAGAAAGCAACATTTTCATACGTTCCACTATTGTATCTAGCAAATAGCTTGCACCATTCTTCACCAGTATTTGCTAGTCTGTTGGCAACAATATTACGTAGCCACTCTAATACTTGACCTACTGGCTGTACAAAATGCCATAATTTGTCGTTTGAATTGCCAATAGTTGTTTCTATGGTAACCTAAACAAATTAACGTTACTCCATAGTACGTCAGAAACAAAGTACAGCATTACACGTTGTTTACCAAATGAGAACTGAGAATATAGAAGTCATCACCGCTGTAGATTGTGGCCGGGTATGATGAGAAAGAAACTTGATGTCCAGGAATAAAATCTGCACACAGATTGCCTGTTGCATGATGGTTAATTGCTGGTACACTGTAGTAAGTGTTGATATAATGCATCCTTACTGTTAAATAACTTGACACATAATGTATGCATCACAATAAACCTGTTTACAGATTACGTTTCACTTGTCCTTGGCAACCTACAAGCTGCTTGttctattattaattaaccctAATATAATAGCATCAAGATTTGTAGTTTCCAAGAACAAACAGTCCAGCCATCTTTATCTTAGTCAAGACACTAAAATGTATTGCTATTTTCACCATAATAAAGTAGTCTTATCATTTTTCAGTGTTTCACCCTATCACAGCATAGTACACTCAGCACTTAGTTACTAAATTGTCCAAACACTCCGTTTGGTAAGACACTACTAAAGTAATTTAGTGTTAGTCAAATACACCCTTACAATGTGATTAATTAGACCGGCCAAGACTTCAGTTCAGGAAACACAAAACTTCCTGTTGTATAACAACTTTGATTCAATTAAGCTTACCATTTGTTCCGCCGTTAAATGCGTGAAATGAAAAAttgtacagtttgtatatACGAAGCATTGTGGTGAAATCAGTCCAAGTGTCATGACCAACGAAAACATCAGACATGTCAGGCAAAAATTTGATGAGTGCAGAGCAGGAACCACCTCCTACAACACGTGAAGATTCTTCACTAGGAGCTCCTAGAGCTGTCTCAAGATCTTCAAGATCACCTCCAATGTTTAATAGCCTAAtgagatacatacatacacacacacacacacacacacacacacacacacacacacacacacacacacacacacacacacacacacacaccaaaccaTTCTTACAAAAATCCTCGACGTGAAATTTCATAACCATCCATTCCATTTGTAGCATTTCCATATCCCTCAATAATGCCATTCAATTGTGTAAGAGCAAGTCCAATCTGATGCCAGTAGCTATCAGTGGCTTCACAACGATCAAGCTCACCCTGAATGTACTGCTCTTGCTTATCAAGAAAATCACTAAGCTTTGAGCAATACTCAGAAGGCTTATTGCAGTACTGAGATTGGGTATTTAGCCAGTGATTGTGAATCAGCTCAAACGTCAAGTAACTTTCTACGTAGCCAGCAGCAAATGCCTGCACATAATCATCGTAATTCTCATTCGTTACAACCTTAAGGTATGACCATCTAAAcagaacaaacacaaacaataaactaCTGATATCATCTAGTTTTTCTTGTAGAAAGTTAAAAGCAATATTGTACGACATTATGACGTAATCACTACATGTTTCTATTAAAATGTTCAGAGTCATTCCAAAATGTAGTAAACTTGATCAATAATGTAGTGCAACAAGCAAAACCTACATTCACCaaacaaaatataattaatcATTTTTTTAAGTTTACCCTAGTTCACCATGATTTACTAATActctgaaagaagaaatttgcgCAGGAGAAAATTGtgcttttt encodes the following:
- the LOC134192023 gene encoding putative phospholipase B-like 2, which translates into the protein MILIAVLALFVPARSTPSVDGSVYYDAATRKFTFQEGLDPTAAAYATFTDEIFTTGWSRLTVTTNGLYDDRIQAFAAGFVESHLTYELIHNHNINTVGSYCSQPSSYCSRLESYLNQQTRWINDQIQKNNSDYWYQISLILHQLEGIQYGYGNVTQGKDGYDISPRHFLLMNLDGDLEDLEVALGAPASSQRRIMGSGSCSSLIKVLPEMSDVLVSHDMWGTYHSMLRIFKLYNFSLHQHRHGELIPGHKIAFSSYPATLVSLDDFYMLSSRLVTLETTIGNSNEERWKYVKPEGTLSYWMRVIVANRMSTAGRGWCEMFEKYNSGTYNNEWMIFDYKRFQPGSHRIEHDTFWVLEQIPGYVEYHDMSEVLNVKGYWGSYNNPAFPKVANMSGIPELIKKYGDYFDHDKAPRARIYARNQSQVTDLESMYKLQRYNNFQHDPLSRCNCTPPYSAENSIAARSDLNPASGIYEFPALGHRPHGATDCKITSSEMIKTLSCLAESGPTHQQQPVFQWSTSTFSNLSHLGMPDRYDFTPITIHWDL
- the LOC134178449 gene encoding putative phospholipase B-like 2, whose amino-acid sequence is MWTLCLFALLTVVASDTERSGCVYYERSSGSYSFKSGVDSAAVACATLVDEISTTGWSYLKVVTNENYDDYVQAFAAGYVESYLTFELIHNHWLNTQSQYCNKPSEYCSKLSDFLDKQEQYIQGELDRCEATDSYWHQIGLALTQLNGIIEGYGNATNGMDGYEISRRGFLLLNIGGDLEDLETALGAPSEESSRVVGGGSCSALIKFLPDMSDVFVGHDTWTDFTTMLRIYKLYNFSFHAFNGGTNDFIPGHQVSFSSYPATIYSGDDFYILSSHLVTIETTIGNSNDKLWHFVQPVGQVLEWLRNIVANRLANTGEEWCKLFARYNSGTYNNEWMIVDYKQFVPGHKVQSDTLWVLEQIPGYVEYHDMSHVLNEKGYWASYNAAAFPDVANMSGIPQLVAKYGDWFTHDKTPRALIFARNQTDITDMTSMYKLMRYNNFKDDPLSRCDCNPPYSSENAISARSDLNPKNGTYQFGALGLRNHGGTDSKITSFSMSKTLSCLAVSGPTHDQQPVFQWSTSPFSNVTHLGMPDRWDFDAVTIHWEG